Proteins encoded together in one Variovorax paradoxus EPS window:
- a CDS encoding P1 family peptidase, with amino-acid sequence MPAPSSPSSSSHPAGAITDVAGIEVGHFSDTRRPTGCTVVMAREGAVAGVDVRGAAPGTRETDLLSPGNLVQQVHAVMLAGGSAWGLAAAEGAMRWLEERDIGMDVRFGTLPIVPAAVLFDLPMGDARIRPDAAAGYAACDAASNAAPAEGNVGAGSGALVGKLFGVHRAMKGGIGTASVTVGGVTVGALIAVNSLGDVIDHNTAQPVAGARTEDGTALLDTRRALLRGDLPKPLLAGTNTTLGVVATDAVLTKVQANRLANVAHDGLARAINPVHTMSDGDTLFALATGRVPLQGNAPGMTVLGTMAAEAVAIATLRAVRAAQSVTVGDLHIPSATDFAAAHP; translated from the coding sequence ATGCCAGCCCCGTCTTCCCCCTCTTCCTCCTCCCATCCCGCCGGTGCCATCACCGACGTCGCCGGCATCGAAGTCGGTCATTTTTCCGACACCCGCCGCCCCACGGGCTGCACCGTCGTCATGGCGCGCGAAGGCGCGGTGGCCGGTGTCGATGTGCGCGGCGCCGCTCCCGGCACGCGCGAGACCGACCTGCTCTCGCCCGGCAACCTCGTGCAGCAGGTGCATGCGGTGATGCTCGCGGGCGGCAGCGCCTGGGGCCTGGCGGCCGCGGAAGGCGCGATGCGCTGGCTCGAGGAACGCGACATCGGCATGGACGTGCGCTTCGGCACCCTGCCCATCGTGCCCGCGGCCGTGCTGTTCGATTTGCCGATGGGCGATGCGCGCATCCGCCCCGATGCGGCGGCCGGCTATGCAGCTTGCGATGCGGCCTCGAACGCCGCGCCGGCCGAAGGCAACGTGGGCGCCGGCAGCGGTGCGCTGGTGGGCAAGCTCTTCGGCGTGCACCGCGCGATGAAGGGCGGCATCGGCACCGCATCGGTCACCGTCGGCGGCGTCACGGTGGGTGCGCTGATCGCGGTCAATTCGCTGGGCGACGTGATCGACCACAACACCGCGCAGCCCGTGGCCGGCGCGCGCACCGAAGACGGCACCGCCTTGCTCGACACCCGCCGCGCCCTGCTGCGCGGCGACCTGCCCAAGCCCCTGCTCGCAGGCACCAACACCACGCTGGGCGTGGTCGCGACCGACGCGGTGCTCACCAAGGTGCAGGCCAATCGCCTGGCCAATGTGGCGCACGACGGCCTCGCGCGCGCCATCAACCCGGTGCACACGATGAGCGACGGCGACACGCTGTTCGCGCTGGCCACCGGCCGCGTGCCGCTCCAAGGCAACGCACCGGGCATGACGGTGCTCGGCACCATGGCGGCCGAAGCCGTGGCCATTGCCACGCTGCGCGCCGTGCGCGCGGCGCAATCGGTGACTGTGGGCGACCTGCACATTCCGTCGGCGACCGACTTCGCCGCAGCGCACCCCTGA
- a CDS encoding TAXI family TRAP transporter solute-binding subunit, translating to MAFPRTLKLILLSIRDLIASAGPIIFLVIGLLIAAYWYLQPQPPKHVTLATGPTGSAYAEFGKRYAAALKASGITVELKPTSGSSENLELLRKGGADVGFVRGGGSADPVADEEAGLSSLGSLFFEPIWLFYRADSALKVDKKTGTLTSLTQLRGLRVNVDMAGSGLPEIMERLFKANRIGPDDVLLSNLEQAAAAEALQAGLLDAIVLSSAPQSPQVQRLLRAGDIKLMDFGQADAYSRRFPFLSAVTLPRGVVDLSKDLPPSDVSLLAATTSLLSREETHPALRQLFAQSAQTVHSDAGWFNRARDFPNTRTSELPVSPEGDRAINGTPPFWQRYLPFWASNLVERMWLVLGGLLVLMLPLSRVIPPLYQFRVRRRVFRWYARLRDIEGKVDGKTGERDTLLKELDDLDRVVNKVAVPLSYADELYALRNNIYAVRKRVLAGSAKGAAASTEAPAVPPKPAESV from the coding sequence ATGGCGTTCCCCAGAACCCTGAAGCTGATCCTGCTGTCGATCCGCGACCTGATCGCCTCGGCCGGGCCCATCATCTTTCTCGTGATCGGCCTGCTGATTGCCGCTTACTGGTACCTGCAGCCGCAGCCGCCCAAGCACGTGACGCTGGCCACCGGCCCCACCGGCAGCGCCTATGCGGAGTTCGGCAAGCGCTATGCGGCGGCGCTCAAGGCCAGCGGCATCACGGTCGAGCTCAAGCCCACCTCGGGCTCCTCGGAAAACCTGGAGCTGCTGCGCAAGGGCGGTGCTGACGTGGGTTTCGTGCGCGGCGGCGGCAGCGCCGACCCGGTGGCCGACGAAGAGGCGGGGCTCAGCTCGCTCGGCAGCCTGTTCTTCGAGCCGATCTGGCTCTTCTACCGTGCCGACAGCGCGCTGAAGGTCGACAAGAAGACCGGCACGCTGACCTCGCTGACGCAACTGCGCGGCCTGCGCGTGAACGTCGACATGGCCGGCAGCGGGCTGCCCGAGATCATGGAACGGCTCTTCAAGGCCAACCGGATCGGGCCCGACGACGTGCTGCTGTCGAATCTTGAGCAAGCCGCAGCCGCCGAGGCGCTGCAGGCCGGACTGCTCGATGCGATCGTGCTGTCTTCGGCGCCGCAATCGCCGCAGGTGCAGCGGCTCTTGCGCGCAGGCGACATCAAGCTGATGGACTTCGGCCAGGCCGATGCGTACTCGCGGCGCTTCCCGTTCCTCTCGGCGGTGACGCTGCCGCGCGGCGTGGTCGACCTGTCGAAAGACCTGCCGCCGTCGGACGTCTCGCTGCTCGCGGCCACCACCTCGCTGCTGTCGCGCGAGGAAACCCACCCTGCCCTGCGCCAGCTGTTCGCGCAATCGGCGCAGACGGTGCACAGCGACGCGGGCTGGTTCAACCGGGCGCGCGATTTTCCGAACACGCGCACCAGCGAACTGCCGGTAAGCCCCGAGGGTGACCGCGCGATCAACGGCACGCCGCCCTTCTGGCAGCGCTACCTGCCCTTCTGGGCCAGCAACCTCGTCGAGCGCATGTGGCTGGTGCTCGGCGGTCTGCTGGTGCTGATGCTGCCGCTGAGCCGCGTGATTCCGCCGCTCTACCAGTTTCGCGTGCGGCGGCGCGTGTTCCGCTGGTATGCGCGGCTGCGCGACATCGAGGGCAAGGTCGATGGCAAGACGGGCGAGCGCGACACGCTGCTGAAGGAACTCGATGACCTCGATCGCGTGGTCAACAAGGTGGCGGTGCCGCTGTCGTATGCGGACGAGCTCTATGCGCTGCGCAACAACATCTACGCGGTGCGCAAGCGCGTGCTGGCCGGTTCGGCCAAGGGCGCCGCCGCATCGACGGAAGCGCCTGCCGTGCCGCCGAAGCCTGCGGAATCTGTCTGA
- a CDS encoding MerR family transcriptional regulator, with amino-acid sequence METSLTIAEVAQRTGLTAHTLRYYERIGLIAAVSRAPGGQRRYASADMDWLAFLLRLRETGMPIQGMQAFAGLRSQGDASVGERREMLEAHLAEVQARVEALQQSMQVLSTKIAHYRAIEAKVKTTPKTKRPSLSGTAPERKTSDDEHTSKPDQQRQPALRARAGQAAGNRR; translated from the coding sequence ATGGAAACCAGCCTGACCATCGCGGAAGTCGCGCAGCGCACCGGCCTCACGGCCCACACGCTGCGCTACTACGAGCGCATCGGCCTGATCGCCGCGGTGTCTCGCGCACCCGGCGGCCAGCGCCGCTATGCGAGCGCCGACATGGACTGGCTGGCCTTCCTGTTGCGCCTGCGCGAGACCGGCATGCCCATCCAGGGCATGCAGGCCTTCGCCGGGCTTCGAAGCCAGGGGGACGCCAGCGTCGGCGAACGGCGCGAGATGCTCGAAGCGCATCTCGCCGAGGTCCAGGCCCGGGTGGAGGCGCTGCAGCAATCGATGCAGGTGCTTTCGACCAAGATCGCGCACTACCGCGCGATCGAGGCCAAGGTCAAGACCACGCCAAAGACGAAGCGTCCCTCGTTGTCGGGCACTGCCCCGGAAAGAAAGACGAGCGATGACGAACACACAAGCAAACCAGACCAACAACGGCAACCTGCGCTACGAGCGCGGGCTGGCCAAGCTGCAGGAAATCGACGGTGA
- a CDS encoding carboxymuconolactone decarboxylase family protein: protein MTNTQANQTNNGNLRYERGLAKLQEIDGEGGVKVVESLADIAPDFARLLIEFPFGDVYSRPGLDLRSREIAVVAALTAMGNAAPQLKVHIQGALNVGVTRTEVIEIIMQMAVYAGFPAALNGITAAREVFAADDEKSAQSLAEPRALAEEAI from the coding sequence ATGACGAACACACAAGCAAACCAGACCAACAACGGCAACCTGCGCTACGAGCGCGGGCTGGCCAAGCTGCAGGAAATCGACGGTGAAGGCGGCGTCAAGGTCGTCGAGAGCCTGGCGGACATCGCGCCCGACTTCGCCCGCCTGCTGATCGAATTTCCCTTCGGCGACGTCTACTCGCGCCCCGGTCTGGACCTGCGCTCCCGCGAGATCGCGGTGGTGGCAGCGCTCACGGCCATGGGCAATGCGGCGCCGCAACTGAAGGTGCATATCCAGGGCGCGCTGAATGTCGGCGTCACGCGCACCGAAGTGATCGAAATCATCATGCAGATGGCGGTGTACGCGGGCTTTCCAGCGGCGCTCAACGGCATCACCGCGGCGCGCGAGGTGTTCGCGGCGGACGATGAAAAAAGCGCGCAGTCCCTTGCGGAACCGCGCGCTCTTGCTGAAGAAGCGATCTGA